The following nucleotide sequence is from Corylus avellana chromosome ca7, CavTom2PMs-1.0.
GCATCTAATTGTTGCACTCATCTAATCCCAAAATCTCTAGCCATGGGGATGTTTCTGAAATCTggtagatttttctttttctataccGTTAGGTATCATGGACAAACATGTCTTCATGGTCATTAACTCTGTATATCATTATTCCTTATGAGTGAAATGTAATCATCAATTTGGAATGTAACCATCAATTTGTATCTTTTACACTCAAGAATGTGCCTAGACTACCTGGTATGACTATTTTTGTAACAAGACATTTCTCatcccatttgttttttttttcttcttccttttcttttttgttttgttttatgcaTGGAGTGTGCTACTATAGAGATAATAGTAGGGTACTATCAAGTAAATACCTTACAAAGGGGTTACTAATTGCACATTTTTATGTAagtggcccaaaaaaaaaaggaataagtGAAGTTACCTTTTACTTGAAATAATGTTGATCTAGTTAATTCATTTTAGTAAACAATTGCAATTTTTAGAATTATGATTGAACATTGTTTAGAACTCAAACTTGGGTAATTGACAGACAGTGGCCTAGGTGACTTCAGTGTGgacaagtgaaaaaaaaagtattaggaTTAAGATATTAGATGCTTGGGTACAAAACATAATTTCCTTTGTTATCTATGCTTTTCTATAAAGAAGTCTTATCTTTGAGTACATGTGTGTCAGGGTGTGTGCCAAAAAAAGTCTTATCATGCTATTATGCTAAAATCTGCATCTTTGTGGATGGGTGTGTTCTTTTACCCATATCTCCAGTTTGGCAATCACATTGCCATGCGTTTGAAGATATAATAGCTTTTAATGCTTGATATAATACACACGTaagtaaatatttatatttggaAAGTTGGTTGGAGATTGAAAGAGAAGCCGACTCTTATACTTAAAACCTTTAGTTGGCACTGCCTCCACTCTATTTTCCACTTTGAAATAACACTGCTATGCCTTCAAAGATTTGAGAACTTTGAATGCTTAATTTGATACACATATAAGTACATATGAATATACAGAAAATTACTTGTGGATTGAAGGAGGGGCTGTTTCTTTTTATAAGCCTTCCTTGGCACCGCCATCGCTCTAATGTTGGCTTCCTGGCCCTACTGCCAGTACCAGTCTTTGAACCTCTCTCACCATCTTCTTGACGGAAACAAATGCAACTGCATTGTTCACTTGCTGTCTGCTCTATTTACTTTTGTAAAGATTAGGTTTAGTTATTAATTGGATTGGAGAGAAGCACATTTAGGtttcacttgtttatcataGGATCTTTGAAACTAGTGATAAATGCAAGATAAAGAAGCCATAACTGCAACGCCCTGAATATTATACCTATTACAAATCCATATCTAGGCGTGCTACTCTACCTCTTTGACCTTTAGGAATACTTTCTAACATATTGCAGCGGAAAAATATAAACCAAGAGACTGGAATGGTACATAAATTTAAATCTTTTCTATTACATGCATTCGAGTTCGCCAAAGCTCTAATCAACTGCAAATCACAGTGAGCATTATGTAACTTGTTACATCAATATTCCTTACATGATGATCCTTGTACCTATCAGCTATACACATCATATTGCTCACTTTCAATTCTACATAAATCATATAGTGTTTTATACCTTAGACCTTACTACCATTAGCTCGAATTCCTTATCTTTGTCGTTGCTGTTGTCTGATACTGATCTGACTTGACTTTGTAAACAATGTTTACAAGTGGATTGATGACTCCACGGCTCAGTAAGCAAGCAAGCTGGTGTCAGCGTGTATCTACGTAAACATTTCATAACTCAATCATGACATAAGTACTTGTTTATAAAAATCTTTGCAACATTTTCCTGAAAACCTTCCTTTGTAAATGCGTTCATATTTTTGCTGAAATCATAAAATCGCTTTGCTAAAATCATACTTTTGTAAACCTTTTTTGTAAACATACCTTTCTTAAAATGCATGATAAAAACCATTATGTATCTCAAACAAATCCATAAACTTATATCATCATATAGAAATCATGTTACTGCAAAACATTACATATTAGTATTACTCTAACTTTAAAACATGGTGGCTTCTGCGATTTCTTTACTTTACTATACTTTatattctttatacttttccTTATCTTTTCCCTTtaccctttttccttttccttttctgttcTCATATCATCGCTCTAATTAAACCGCAGAGTCAAGGTTGCATTTCTTGCGATCAGCCCCTTTCAGCAAGATTAGCCTGCTCAACCCCTCTGTACGGTCGCCCTGTACGCCAACCCCTTTGCTCAGGGCTCCGTGCAGGCGATAATCCACCACAGGGCCACACCCACTGCCCACTTTTAGAAATTCATAAACATTTTTACACGTGGTACCGGTGGttcattttctttactttttttattacctttatttccttcaacttttatatatatagttataaaaCCATTTTACTGTTCAGCTCCTTTCTTAGCTTATAAACCttagaaaatatgcatattaCAACATATCTGAAAACATTGTAATAAAACATGCATCATTTGCAATAATATTTGTAAACCAGTTCTCGCCACACATTTCATGCACCAAACAATttcataatttatataattcatAATGCTAAGAATGACCTGGGCTTTTCTTGAAAACATAACATAAAACTTTGTTCATAAAATACCCTAGGTCGACATTCATAAAATACTAGCACAAATGTAAACTTGTTTACGTCAATTGCTCAATCCCCTTTATACCTTAACCGCACAACGCATTGTTCCATCGCCGTGACTAATCCCTTGAACGTCGCCTTGCTTGAAGATCTACAATAGTGTCACACAATTTTCTTATTCATTAGGTCCCATCTAAAATCCTAGCTTTTAAAGACACTCTAATTCTTTAGTTCCTTTAACTGACTTTCCCAAAGTCATTATTCTAATTTTCATCCCTATGTAGCGTTTCTCACTCTCCTTAAAACTAGGGTTAGGCTTCACAGCTAAACCTCTATTGCTTTAGTTATTCGAATTACGAAACCTATCTCACTTCAAATTtcaaactctctctttctttcctcaGGAAACCTTCACTTTCTAGTGATGAGTAATCCTGTTCGAAcgaaccccaaggggttggcccaagtggtggaggccttggtcttggggtttgctcccttcaaggtccaaggttcaacacctcataggtgcaaacaattccttggggccACACTCCCTGGTGAAAAGTCAGCGATTTAACTAAttccgtgtagggaaacttcctAGGGTACGGTGCACGGGACCGGAatttactctgcaggggtggaTCCAAAGGGctctgccttggagaggttccccggcattaaaaaaataaataatcttgtTTGAACGACCTTCAAACAAGGTTTGAATGAAACTCTCGAAGCTTTCCTTATGTGAACGGCTGGCGACCCACAAAACCCATAGTCTCTACGTGAAAGCTCCTACAAACCCGTATTAAAATCATACCATTCCCTTTCTCCAAATTTTCACAACACCATATCAACCAACATACCACACTCATATATCGCTTGCTAGTCCTTGGAGGTGTCTTCAGTTAAGCAAAAAATTCAAGGCCTAGTGTTCAATTAGGAGACTTTGGGGCTGGGATTCTAACATTGCTTTGTATTAGgcttattttctaaatttttagtTACTGACTGTTATCATGGTTGGACTTTTTATCAATGAGTAGCTATGTGATGGTGCATCAACAGGATTGGTGTCCCACGCCCCTGGATCCCTTAAACAaccttttattatcaaaacAGGAAATAAAAACGCAATAAAAAACACTGTTATCATAATGATGCAAGTCTCATGTGTtataatttgattcaattatcATCAGATTTTATGTGGAGTATGATGAATGTGTGATTCTCTTATTGTAGGCTAATGTAAGGAATGAGATCTAGTGACTTTCCTCTcctataatatttattttttattatattttggtgacTTTCCTTCATGGATTATGCTAGGCTCTGTATTGTTAGGAATTCTCTAATGCATTTATTTCTTGTGTTCATCGACTGGTTGCAGGTTTTTCATCACCAGCTCTGTTTTAGATCTTACAATAGTGGGTTTAGATGCCATGGACGGAGATTCAAATGCCCAGGGACAGCAGCCTCACTACTTGAAAACATGTTCTAAACCAAATCTGGATCTGGGAAGTGTGGTTTACCTCCTAGGCTACACAGAGAAAAATGAATTGACAGTTGGTGAAGGAAAGGTGGTGATTGCGACCGACAATCTCATAAAATTGTCAACAGATGGAGTAATATGGAGCCCTGGGTCCGCAGGATTTGATGTACAAGGTAATCTAGCATTCATGATCTGTGATCCTATGAAACTAGCCACATCTCCAAATACCAAGTCCTCTTCAACTTCATCATCATCCTCGTCATCTTGGAAGAAGGACCCTCCTATGCAATTTGGTATACCTATTCCCATTGTCTGTGACTGGTTAAATCAGCATTGGGAAGGCAGCCTCGATGAACTTAACAAACCGAAGTTGCCAATCATTCGATTGATGTCTGCAGGCCAAAAAAGTGAGCATTCTTGTGCTTCATTCACATTGCGTCAAGTTTTTAAGCCAACCGATTATGAAGGAACCCCTTCCTCTTCGAATATAATCTCAAAAGCTAGGGATCATCTGCCTGGGCCAAGCTGTTCTGCTCCAGCTAATCATGTTGAAGGAGAAACCCGAACAAGTGATTTGCATGCAACCCATGTGCAGGGAATCCCAACTCCAGAAATATATGAATCACCAAGGCTAACATCAGTTCCTGTTAGGAAGAACGAAAGTGCACAGATCCAGCTCTTGGATATTAATTTTCCTCCAAGGGTTGTGAAAGCTGCAGTACTGCCTCAGCCAGCCAAACGGCGGCCCCTTAGCTCTGATGAGAATTATGTGAAGGAACTTCCTCCGGAGATCCCATTAAGAGAAGACCAAATCAAGTATAAAGGAGTTACCAGTGCTGGTGCAGATGCTGAGGTTTCCTCAACAGGTTCTGTGAATGGGGCACAAAGTGAGGTCCAGTCTTGTTCATCTCAAATAGACGTTTCAGAGGTGCAGAATGGGTATAGCAGCGAGGGAGAGACTACCATGTACTCTGCAGAAACCGCTGAGAGTCGAAATTATACGAGTCCTAGAGAAGGAAAGTTTCAGCCAGTGGGACGGAGCCAGAGTTGTGTAAGTTACAATAGATTGGGGATTGTACAGAGGAACAACTCGGGGGCTCGGAGAGCACTACTAGAGAAGCAGAGGAGCTTCATTCATGGAAGGAAGATGTATTCACAAGCGGCAACTTCTCAAAGGAGCAACGACTATTTCAGCCCAACTGTATCCTCAATCATGAAGAAGCGGAACAATTTGGAGCAGCAGCCCAGTCGACCCCGGAACAATTTGGAGCAACCCAGCAGACCCCGGCAAAGTGCCGTTCATTCTTCTCCGAGATGGATGTTTTAATTGATTCTTGACTGGTATGATACTCAAATAGAGGTCAACAACACAATTATAGTGTTTTTACAGTGTTTAAATCAATGCCCATTTAATCTGCCACTATGGTGGTATATACTGTGACAAATTTGTTGTGACTATGTGCAGTGGTGAATAAGAAAATTCAGCCATGTTACTTACTAGTTCCatgttgcatttttcttttttcttttatggagaTTAAATTCCAGGTTCATAGTTCTTGCAAGAAACCTCAAGGAAAGATGTCTGGTTAGAACAAATAGGATAATATGCAGTGCTGAACAATTGTCTACTCCTCCAAGCTTGTATTTGTAATGCGCCTTTGAATCATTTTTCCCTGAAAGTAAAATTCACCACCTTGGTGAAGCCCAAGGCcaggtgcttcaaatttaaccCAAGCCATTAATTAATACCCAAAGTCTAGGAAGTCTAAGAAAGGAGATTCATAATTCATCTATCTCATCTCATAGTGGAATGGAATGATATCAATAAACTGTTAACTCTACGCTCAGTCCTCACTTTGTGCCCAAAACAAATAGAGTATTTGTATACTCGATTTGTATACAGTAGTTAAACAAGATTGTGAGTTTCATCTCTATCTGTGGTACAAAGTTAGAAAACCAATTCCGCGATGTAGCAGAAAATCTCCTGGATGTGATTGCAGCCGTATGATCTGAAAGAGAAATAACTAAAGGCGTGGGGGAAGTAGGAGGCACTGTAAGGCATGTATGTGTTCCGTCCACACGCGCGCACAGCTAAGTGCGTTTCTTTATTGTTGCAAGTCCCACACCGGGAAGAAGCAAAAAAGTCATTACAAAGAACAAGTATAATAAGCGAAGTGAGCACTTATGTCAAAACCACGCAGCCGCGCGGTGAGCACAAAGCGAACTATTCTTTCGCCTTTTACTAAAGAATACCGTGTGCGCGCCGCAATCAGCGGCATACGCCAATTTTTGAAGGAGTTACCCTGCCAAGAGGAGCTCCACATATCAGTCCAAATTTATTTTCTGTAAATCTCCGGCGCCGACAGCCGGTTCCTAATCCACCGGGATCTGCTATTGACCACTAACGATAATTTTTTGTCCGTGGCAGCTGCCAAGAGTTCCAAGATCTGGCTCTACACGGTGTCTCGGCGAGCCTTGTTCCTCAGAGGTATTGGTTATCGGGTTCTGTTTgtttgctgagaaaatgtagtATTTGTTGAGAGTTTGTTCAGTAACCTTTTTTGGGTTGTTTTTTTTGACAAACTGTGGTTAAAAATGAAGGaaggtttccattttgttttgggttcgttcctttgttttcttttggtttttgggaATAGCTTGAAAGGCTTAGCGTCAAGTGAGCAAAGTAGTTGTAGTAGGTGCACAGATAGAATGGagattttcatttttgtggGTCCCAATGTTTAAAGTTTATAGCTCCATTATTTTTGATGCAGTGGAGaaataattgtttattaattgattCTGCGTTCTGTATCCTATGTCCTATGCGATGCTGATTCTGAATTACCGGCTTTGTTTGTATAGAATTTATGTTAAGCCATGATCTCTGTGTAAAACCAGATTCCAAAATGATCTGCATATCATAAGTTGattataacaattaaaaaaaaagtgaaaattactACTTCTGAAAGAAGAATTCCAAAGAAATAGAAATCGATGGAAGAGGAGTGAAAATGTAAGTTCAAATTGGATTTAGGCTTATGGTAATATGAGAAGATGGGTTTCTTCATTGTTTGAGTGCTATGACTATGACTTTTGAATTGATTGACTTTGAGCCATTGAAAAACACTTCCAATTCTGACATACCTTTAGTTGAGTGCTGGAATTTGAGGTGGATTAAAAGCGATTTGCAATGAAAACTTCTATCAACTTGCCATTCTCCAGGACTTCTCATCTTTAGATATGTATGTGTAACAATTGtaaaattcaataaatgaaGGATTCTCCTGTTGTTAGGGGCATCTTACTGCATAATAGCTTATTTAAATGCTTTAATCAAACTATTGCCTTTCTTAGGCTATGTTACATGGACTTAACTATAAGGATAGGTGCTTGTATGCATCTAATTGTTGCACTCATCTAGTCCCAAAATCTCTAGCCATGGGGacgtttctgaaattttttagatttttctttttctataccCTTAGGTATCATGGACAAGCATATCTTCATGGTCATTAGCTCTGTATATCAATATTCCTTAGGAGTGGAATGTTACCATCAATTTGTATCTTTTACACTCAAGAATGTGCCTAGACTACTTGGTTAGACTACTTGGTATGACTGTTTTTGTAACGAGACATTTCTCATCCCATTCCTTTTTAAAGTTcatgggtctaaagtgaagttactcctcattttttttattcatgttaTGTCCAGTGGTACTCATACAGATCATCTAAATAATTTCTAGGAAAATTTTAGTAAAAACTGTCTGATGCCAATCATTCGTATCTAATGAGAAAGACAAAACTAACACAACCACAAAAAGTTTCCTATCGAAAACTCTGATAGAGTATTTCTTTTGGTCTTCCCTTACCTTCTTCAGCAACTAGAAACTGAGCTCCATTGTAATGCTCTGAGGTCGACAAACCAGTACCAACTGTAGAaattgtggtggtggtggcagtAGAGCTGATGATATCTTGGTTAGCTGCTGGCCCAATTCCTCCTTCACTGCCTCTGCCTCTCTTTCCATGTGGGCCTTTCTCTATGAATACCTTATGTCTACGTTCGTGTTTTTGCATGCTGATTTCTCAGTTATATAAATGTGGATAAGGCAATGGTCgtcttaaaaaaaacataaccaCAACATCACACCAATTTTACACTGATTGATGTATTGAGTTTTaagcaacatttttttaattttttttttaggtagtAGAAAGCGACTTAAAATACAACACGTCAACCAGTATAAAATGAACGTAAAAAATAACGTTACTTCAATATCAAAATGGGACTTAATTAATGAGAACACCATCTAAATAGCTAAATTATAATGTCCCCTATTGTTAAATTATAGGGGGagtcattttgattttttttaacgCGCGGTTTGATTTGAGGGGgtataattgtttttatatatttatttatgttactTATTTGGGGAAAATAAAGGTCTCGAATGTAAAATGGACTTAAACTGGAGTCttaaatctattaaattgaaaattaaatattgacaaaaaaaatatataaatgtcaAAATGTTTGTATTCTTTGTCcagaaaatgcaagaaaataCACTCCAGCTACCGGTGAAAGTTACAATAATTTGACATGTGTTTGTTTTCTAACCTACAATATATCGACCCAAGgcttaaaaaagtaaaagatttaAGCCAACAAATGACACtgagaaaaaggtaaaaacaaagaaaatgaaagccAATTTCTCGTTTGCATTTCTATTTTATCTTCCTTAACACGTGagttcttcctcttctctctaTGTTGAATATTGgctatataaaaaattatatataatctaCAAATTTATCTTATAAAAGAGTGCAAGCTAAAATACTAAATAGTTTTTGTTACAAGTTCTTAGTAAAATGTCAcgttaattattaaaaaatttaatttgttatttatttattttatgtcatCATATCTGTTGCCACATAAATTTTAGCCAAAACTGTCGTATCATATATatgtcaatcatttttttttttttttttctttaagagatacaaacacaaacaaagcaaaaacaacaaGACACAAAACTAATAAGAGGGTGGATCTTTCCCActacaaatgaaaaaagaaggggAATGGGGTAAGCGAGTGGGAATGTACCCGGAGTGAGCTCTAGTCGCGGCCCAATAAGCCACGTAGTGGGTgtagaagtttgcacttctgtaAACTTTTCTTGCCTTCTAAGAGAAAGATGAGGGAATTATAGCAATAGAGTCAGCAATAATGTTCTCAATTTTCTAATCTTGAACCTAAGACGGGTGCTGGAGCTCTATGATGACTATAAGAGAGTCACATTCCAAAATGAAATATGAGATGTTGAGGGAGATAGTCAAAGAGACCGCAAGAGACATGGCCAAAGCCTCCCCATAAGTGGGGTCACATGGAGGGCTGATCTTTGAAAGAACCTTAATTATTTTGTCACTTGAATCTCGGCAGACTGCACTTTGAGCAGAAAAAGTGTCTCTTACAGCTGTGTCAAAATTAATCTTGAAGGAATTGGCTGTAGGAGGGATCCATTTTTCTGTAGGGGAAGATGAGAGCCCTTTCCAAGCGATAATGTCGATCATTTTCTCTTGCACAAAAAAAAGGCTATTCTTTGGAAGACGTAATCCGGTAAATCCGTATCCCATGAAGAAAGACAAAACGAAGAAAGCCACAAAAATGATTGGTGGAATAGAAACCCAAGTGGCTGCCGGCCGGTGGACCTTTCAAAACATGAGATACTACCCAATCCGATTACCCGTTTACAAAGAGGGACAGAGAGAAGCTCTCGCAATAGGAGAGAGATTTACATATGTGCTGCGTCTACACGTACGCGCGAACAATTACGTGTGTTTCTTATTGTTGCAAGTCCCACACCGGGAAGAAGCAAGAATGTCATTTGTAAAGAACAAGTATAATAAGGGAAGTGAGGACCCATATCAAACCACGCAGCCGCGCGGTGAGCACAAAGCGAACTATTCTTTCGCCTTTTACTAAAGAATACCGTGTGCGCGCCGCAATCAGCGGCATACGCCAATTTTTTAAGGAGTTCCACTGTCCAAGAGGAGCTCCACATATCAGTCCAAATCTTTGTGTTATGTAACTTTGCTGAGCTGTTTGCCTGGTGGAATCAGcctaaatataaataatattggTGCTacacttgaaaaataataaaataaagtactaacaatttttttaatataattaattggaaatgctaataatatttttaattggatATAGTAGAAAGTTAGCTTGATCCACAACAACTATGTGGCACTACGATATTATTTTAAACCACTGCTACAACCCTTTAATGGGACGCCATTTTGGCTCAGGATACACTTCAGATCAATGTTTAACAAAACACAAGTTGTACAACTTCAAAGAAAAACTCACTGCTATCGATAATGTT
It contains:
- the LOC132186920 gene encoding uncharacterized protein LOC132186920, encoding MGVLGDSWCFCKGVGKSERMKAAIFSNKASAMVRISGAGTGFLIHRNLLLTTHANFPSVAAVESSEIWLYNGVSASLVPHRFFITSSVLDLTIVGLDAMDGDSNAQGQQPHYLKTCSKPNLDLGSVVYLLGYTEKNELTVGEGKVVIATDNLIKLSTDGVIWSPGSAGFDVQGNLAFMICDPMKLATSPNTKSSSTSSSSSSSWKKDPPMQFGIPIPIVCDWLNQHWEGSLDELNKPKLPIIRLMSAGQKSEHSCASFTLRQVFKPTDYEGTPSSSNIISKARDHLPGPSCSAPANHVEGETRTSDLHATHVQGIPTPEIYESPRLTSVPVRKNESAQIQLLDINFPPRVVKAAVLPQPAKRRPLSSDENYVKELPPEIPLREDQIKYKGVTSAGADAEVSSTGSVNGAQSEVQSCSSQIDVSEVQNGYSSEGETTMYSAETAESRNYTSPREGKFQPVGRSQSCVSYNRLGIVQRNNSGARRALLEKQRSFIHGRKMYSQAATSQRSNDYFSPTVSSIMKKRNNLEQQPSRPRNNLEQPSRPRQSAVHSSPRWMF